Proteins encoded within one genomic window of Eleutherodactylus coqui strain aEleCoq1 chromosome 1, aEleCoq1.hap1, whole genome shotgun sequence:
- the NCK1 gene encoding SH2/SH3 adapter protein NCK1 isoform X2, with protein MDLPNFFKHWFSIGKVKRKTNMPDSSSTADESSSDTERLYDLNMPAYVKFTYTAERDDELSLVKGTKVIVMEKCSDGWWRGSYNGRIGWFPSNYVTEESDSPSGDQVGSLSEKLAAVVNNLNNGRSLHVVQALYPFSSSNEEELNFEKGEMMDVIEKPENDPEWWKCRKSNGLVGLVPKNYVTIMQNFQTSSGYEPLPPRCDYIGPSVTGRFAGNQWYYGKVTRHQAELALNERGNEGDFLIRDSESSPNDFSVSLKAQGKNKHFKVQMKDNVYCIGQRRFNTMEELVEHYKKAPIFTSEQGEKLYLIKPLS; from the exons GTATTGGGAAGGTAAAACGAAAAACCAACATGCCAGATTCTTCTTCCACTGCGGATGAAAGTTCTTCAGACACAGAACGCTTATATGACCTCAACATGCCGGCTTACGTGAAATTCACCTACACAGCAGAAAGGGATGATGAGTTGTCATTGGTGAAGGGCACTAAGGTGATTGTAATGGAGAAGTGCAGTGATGGATGGTGGCGCGGAAGTTACAATGGACGTATAGGGTGGTTTCCATCCAACTATGTTACTGAAGAGAGTGATAGCCCTTCTGGCGACCAAGTGGGCTCGTTGTCTGAAAAACTAGCAGCAGTTGTCAACAATCTCAATAATGGTCGTTCACTACATGTCGTCCAAGCTCTGTATCCATTTAGCTCATCAAATGAGGAAGAGCTCAATTTTGAGAAGGGTGAAATGATGGATGTTATTGAAAAGCCAGAAAATGACCCAGAATGGTGGAAATGCCGGAAGAGCAATGGTCTTGTAGGACTGGTGCCAAAGAACTATGTTACGATTATGCAGAACTTTCAGACCAGTTCGGGTTATGAGCCTTTACCACCACGATGTGATTACATTGGGCCCTCTGTGACTGGACGGTTTGCTGGTAATCAATGGTATTATGGAAAAGTGACAAGGCACCAAGCAGAATTGGCACTCAACGAAAGGGGGAATGAGGGAGACTTTCTAATTAGAGACAGTGAGTCTTCG CCGAATGATTTCTCTGTGTCACTGAAAGCCCAAGGCAAGAACAAGCATTTCAAAGTTCAAATGAAAGACAATGTATACTGCATCGGTCAGCGCAGGTTTAACACCATGGAGGAGTTGGTAGAACATTACAAAAAAGCTCCTATTTTTACCAGCGAGCAAGGTGAGAAACTCTATCTAATCAAGCCTTTGTCCTGA